The genomic interval TCACGCCGGAGTTCCACGGAACGTTCGTAGAGCCCCAGGCCGAAGTAGGCCTCTCCCAGGGCGTCCGTGAGGCGCGCGCGGGCGTGGGGCTCGGATGCGAGCGCCGTTCGCGTCTTCTCCGCGCCACGCTCGAGGATCTCCCCCGCGGTGATCGTCTCCCCCTCGCCACCCCGAGGATCGGCCACGGCGAAGAGATCGACGAGGAAGTCGGTCACGCGCGTCGCCGAGCGCGCTTCGCGTGCGGCCGTGGTCTCGGCCACGAGCGCACGGCGCAGGTTCTGCTGCGACTGCTGGTACAGCACGAGCATGACCGCGCCGAAGCCGACGACCATCGCGAGAGCGACGGTGGTCAATGCACTCGCGAGAGGGTTGCGCCGAACCAGCATGCGCACCACGTAGGCCGTGCTGGCCGGTCGTGCCTTGATAGGCTGACGCTCGAGATAGCGCGTCACGTCGTCGGCCAGCGCGTCGACCGTCGCGTACCGCCGGTCCGGATCCTTCGCGAGCGCGGTGGCCACGATCGTCTCGAGGTCGGCGTCGGGTGCACTCGGACCGCGCCACGCGTCGCGCAACATCCCCGGAGCCTCCTCGCAGATCGCGCGCACCGCTCGTGCGACCGACGCTCCCGTGTCGTACGGACGCGTGCCCGTGAGGACCTCGTACAGCACGATGCCCAGCGCGTAGACGTCGACCCGCACGTCCGGCGAATTCGCACGTCCCTGGATCTGCTCGGGACTCATGTAGGCGAGCGTGCCCCGGGTCTGACCGTCCTGGGTCATCGCCGTCGCGTCGGGATCGTCGTTCTCGGCGAGCCGCGCGAGACCGAAGTCGAGCACCTTGATCGCCGGAAGGCCGGTCGTCTCGTCGGGTGCGCCAACGATGACGTTCGCCGGCTTCAGATCGCGATGGATCACCCCGCGCCGGTGCGCGAAGCCGACCGCCTCGCAGATGCGGACGAACACGAGAAGGCGTTGCTCGATCGCCGCACGGTCCAGGCGCGCACCGTCGCCGATCTCCGCCCAGTGCGCGAGCGTCCGACCGCGGGCGAGTTCCATGGCGAAGTAGGGCTCGCCGTCGGCGGTGCGCCCGGCCTCGTAGATCTTCGCGATGCCCGGATGGTCGAGCCGGCCGAGCAACTCGGTCTCGCGGCGGAACAACTTCAGCGTGAGTTCGTCGACGTAGCGCGCCCCGCGGATCACCTTCAACGCCACCGGACGCCGGGGTGCCTCCTGCTCCGCCTCGAAGACGACGCCCATCCCACCGCGGCCGAGCACGCCATGGATCGTGTAGTTTCCGATGCGATCGGGGTAGGACTCGGACCCCTCGATCGTGTCGTCGGAACCGGG from Candidatus Krumholzibacteriia bacterium carries:
- a CDS encoding serine/threonine-protein kinase, giving the protein MHDDPTSPSHDPHETRPLGSAPGSDDTIEGSESYPDRIGNYTIHGVLGRGGMGVVFEAEQEAPRRPVALKVIRGARYVDELTLKLFRRETELLGRLDHPGIAKIYEAGRTADGEPYFAMELARGRTLAHWAEIGDGARLDRAAIEQRLLVFVRICEAVGFAHRRGVIHRDLKPANVIVGAPDETTGLPAIKVLDFGLARLAENDDPDATAMTQDGQTRGTLAYMSPEQIQGRANSPDVRVDVYALGIVLYEVLTGTRPYDTGASVARAVRAICEEAPGMLRDAWRGPSAPDADLETIVATALAKDPDRRYATVDALADDVTRYLERQPIKARPASTAYVVRMLVRRNPLASALTTVALAMVVGFGAVMLVLYQQSQQNLRRALVAETTAAREARSATRVTDFLVDLFAVADPRGGEGETITAGEILERGAEKTRTALASEPHARARLTDALGEAYFGLGLYERSVELRRELVEWADASDAPLAERFRTRLNLSEALSWEGRSDDARAELAAAATLLTDAGVATDDSLFARVGDQGIAIAVSAGDIEGARELIARYDGTIRRWFPDPSGLRGRYLMTVGNLEDRARNPNGALEHFSEAREQFLALDPPDALRAAECVQNFIGPNLVLERFDEARDAATRAVEELTGILGEEHPRAINARANMAIVAVRTGDRESGGVEMRRALELWEKALGTDSAQYEQAVYNLGYFHLEGGNYEQAIELLERSHRDRTERFGPESMAVTYPAFSLATAYRAVGRLEESLAMAQQSLRIDEKLLGPDHEDVAWDRLEIAQTLRAMRRVEEADSMQARAHAIFEKVRAARGGQ